A region from the Solibacillus sp. FSL H8-0523 genome encodes:
- a CDS encoding ABC transporter ATP-binding protein, whose amino-acid sequence MKSFVELKNIMKVYGHSKSNKVAVLKDVSFSFEQGEIIGLIGASGAGKSTIGKILVGLEQQTKGSITVDGINLHTLSKKARRQFAKNIAMIFQDPYESLSSRMKISQLIEEPLIIQKIEPDAKQREQLVREALQVVSLDPDKYMTRYPHELSGGERQRVGVARAFITKPKIIVADEPTSMLDTSLRLELIQLIKSMNEQFGISYVFVTHDIALTKNFCDRIIVLHEGEIVDEGPTEQVINEPTHPFTRALIDALLILEGAKN is encoded by the coding sequence ATGAAATCGTTCGTTGAATTGAAAAACATTATGAAAGTGTATGGTCATTCAAAAAGTAACAAAGTCGCCGTTTTAAAAGATGTTTCCTTTTCATTTGAGCAAGGTGAAATCATTGGATTGATTGGCGCTTCTGGTGCAGGGAAAAGTACGATTGGAAAAATTTTAGTCGGCTTAGAGCAACAAACAAAGGGTTCCATAACGGTAGACGGTATCAATTTGCATACACTTTCAAAAAAGGCACGAAGACAATTTGCGAAAAATATTGCGATGATTTTTCAAGATCCCTATGAATCATTATCATCACGTATGAAAATTTCGCAATTAATTGAAGAACCACTTATTATTCAAAAAATTGAGCCGGATGCAAAACAACGTGAACAGCTCGTTCGTGAGGCATTGCAGGTTGTATCACTTGATCCAGATAAATACATGACCCGTTATCCGCACGAATTATCAGGTGGGGAACGTCAACGTGTTGGAGTTGCGCGAGCATTTATAACAAAGCCTAAAATTATTGTAGCAGACGAACCCACGTCAATGCTTGATACATCACTTCGTTTAGAGCTGATTCAATTAATAAAATCAATGAATGAACAGTTTGGTATTTCGTATGTATTTGTTACGCATGATATCGCCTTAACGAAAAATTTCTGTGACCGTATTATTGTGTTACACGAAGGTGAAATTGTTGATGAAGGTCCAACAGAGCAAGTGATTAATGAACCAACGCATCCATTTACGAGAGCGTTAATAGATGCATTACTTATTTTAGAAGGAGCGAAAAATTAA
- a CDS encoding VTT domain-containing protein, translating to MNPALLSVHSSLHSFDSNLHHLMTLYGRQIYILLFLIIFAKTAYIIFTFLPGDATLFASGTIAAIGQLDVRILAVLFIVSTVAGDAHNFLLGHLLKKAKLKQRRFSITRLIPDRSLVKASQFLAKYGKLSIMFSRFIPLLSATVPFVSGLTGYRFKQFFLYNLAGAIIWSLLWVFAGYGLGNISWVANHLSITLILITVATLLPAISAFVVKIVKHT from the coding sequence ATGAACCCTGCACTTCTTTCCGTCCATTCCTCATTACACTCTTTTGATAGTAATTTACATCATTTAATGACGCTGTATGGAAGACAAATTTATATCCTATTATTTTTAATCATTTTCGCGAAAACCGCGTATATTATTTTTACTTTTTTACCTGGCGATGCAACACTTTTTGCTAGTGGGACAATCGCTGCCATTGGTCAACTCGATGTTCGCATATTGGCCGTGCTCTTTATCGTTTCTACTGTGGCAGGCGATGCGCATAACTTTTTACTTGGTCATCTTTTAAAGAAAGCCAAATTAAAGCAGCGTAGATTTTCGATTACCCGCCTCATTCCAGACCGCTCGCTCGTAAAGGCGAGTCAGTTTTTAGCAAAATACGGCAAGCTGTCGATTATGTTCTCGCGCTTTATTCCCCTCCTGAGCGCGACGGTTCCGTTTGTTAGTGGCTTAACTGGGTACCGCTTCAAACAATTTTTCCTCTATAACTTAGCGGGTGCCATCATTTGGTCGCTGCTGTGGGTATTTGCAGGTTATGGGCTTGGGAATATTTCCTGGGTGGCGAATCATTTATCCATTACGTTGATCTTGATTACGGTCGCCACACTGTTACCCGCCATTAGTGCTTTTGTGGTGAAAATCGTTAAACATACATAA
- a CDS encoding dipeptide/oligopeptide/nickel ABC transporter permease/ATP-binding protein, which yields MRNSTKIIGIIGVSMLILVVLFAIFGPMISPYDAYKQVGASFLAPNKSHWLGTNDMGQDILSELAVGARTSLFIGVVAAILATTIGGIMGVLAGYIGGRFEMIVMRVIDVVMTLPFLPLMIVVAVYIGPGVMTQIFVITLVMWAGKARQIRAQTLSIKSAGPVLAAKTMGASDFYIFYKHITPGVFPIFIPQFVGAVNGAILMESSLSFLGLGDPTMKSWGSILYYANNRSGFLTDAWMWWIIPPGICIVFVVLAFSFIGYFLEEKVNPRLGMYTVAKKRPKQQFEIVSQLVESQITLAVEKLTVQYPKNNTFTTVVDEVSFEVRQGEVLGIVGESGSGKTTIASAIIQQLRASAHVPNGAIYFEGKDLQLFSDEEIRQVRGQQIGYIAQAAMNALNPVHTVEKQLKEAILAHQKMSKALINQRIDEVLIQVGLEPKWRYAYSHELSGGMRQRVIIAMALINKPQFVIADEPTTGLDVLVQVEILQVLRKLQKEMNLSMIFISHDLPAVLTITDRILIMKYGHVVDSGPAKLLANESNHPYTRRLMDAIPLLKPKKKQHFSEEAQYEIVR from the coding sequence ATGCGTAATTCAACAAAAATAATTGGAATCATTGGGGTTTCGATGCTTATCCTCGTTGTCTTATTTGCAATATTTGGTCCAATGATTAGTCCTTATGATGCGTATAAACAAGTAGGTGCTTCATTCCTAGCCCCGAATAAATCACATTGGCTTGGAACAAATGATATGGGGCAAGACATCTTATCAGAGCTTGCAGTAGGTGCACGTACCTCTCTATTTATTGGGGTTGTAGCAGCAATCTTAGCTACAACAATTGGTGGAATTATGGGAGTACTTGCAGGTTATATTGGTGGACGTTTTGAAATGATTGTCATGCGTGTCATCGATGTTGTCATGACCTTGCCATTTTTACCATTAATGATTGTGGTTGCCGTTTATATTGGTCCAGGGGTTATGACACAAATTTTTGTCATTACACTTGTAATGTGGGCGGGTAAAGCACGTCAAATTCGTGCACAAACTTTATCGATTAAATCAGCGGGTCCAGTCCTGGCAGCCAAGACGATGGGAGCTAGCGATTTTTATATTTTTTATAAACATATTACACCTGGTGTATTTCCGATTTTCATTCCACAGTTTGTGGGTGCGGTCAATGGAGCCATATTAATGGAATCTTCTTTAAGCTTTTTAGGTCTTGGAGATCCAACAATGAAGAGTTGGGGCAGTATTTTATATTATGCCAACAATCGAAGTGGCTTCTTAACAGATGCTTGGATGTGGTGGATTATCCCTCCTGGTATTTGTATTGTGTTTGTTGTATTGGCTTTTTCATTTATTGGCTACTTCCTAGAAGAAAAAGTGAATCCTCGATTGGGGATGTATACAGTCGCGAAAAAACGACCAAAGCAGCAGTTTGAAATTGTTTCACAATTAGTTGAAAGTCAAATTACACTCGCTGTAGAGAAATTAACGGTTCAATATCCGAAAAATAATACATTTACAACCGTTGTCGATGAAGTCAGCTTTGAGGTAAGACAAGGTGAAGTATTAGGGATAGTTGGAGAATCTGGTAGTGGTAAAACGACTATTGCTTCAGCGATTATTCAGCAATTACGTGCTTCTGCCCATGTGCCAAACGGTGCGATTTATTTTGAAGGTAAGGATTTACAACTATTTAGTGACGAGGAAATTCGACAAGTACGTGGACAGCAAATTGGTTATATTGCACAGGCTGCAATGAATGCATTGAATCCAGTACATACAGTGGAAAAACAATTAAAAGAAGCGATTTTAGCGCATCAAAAAATGTCAAAAGCGCTGATTAATCAACGTATTGATGAGGTACTTATTCAGGTTGGATTAGAGCCAAAATGGCGCTATGCCTATTCACATGAATTATCCGGTGGGATGCGTCAGCGTGTCATCATCGCAATGGCACTTATTAACAAGCCACAATTTGTGATTGCAGATGAACCGACAACAGGGCTTGATGTGCTTGTGCAAGTAGAAATTTTACAAGTGCTTCGCAAGCTTCAAAAAGAAATGAATTTATCAATGATTTTCATTTCACATGATTTACCGGCAGTATTAACGATTACGGATCGCATTTTAATTATGAAGTATGGTCATGTAGTTGATAGTGGTCCAGCAAAACTCCTTGCGAATGAATCAAATCACCCATATACAAGACGCTTAATGGATGCCATTCCGTTATTAAAACCAAAAAAGAAACAACATTTCAGCGAGGAGGCGCAGTATGAAATCGTTCGTTGA
- a CDS encoding DUF3997 domain-containing protein gives MKHLILLIVSCFILSSCAGLADYTIPLDNGYRIDRLSAHQIQIYGDEAVNDGDDSVFNHLYVPAKVTAVWWDEQYIIAKQLSLKADERGYEEPPKNPTDDHYSYWIIEMDKNEVKGPLTLKELENETNPLGINIVFTPIEKLKREP, from the coding sequence TTGAAACATTTAATTTTATTGATCGTATCTTGTTTTATTTTATCAAGCTGTGCGGGATTAGCAGATTATACAATTCCATTAGATAATGGGTATCGCATTGATCGACTTTCAGCTCATCAAATTCAAATTTACGGAGATGAAGCGGTAAATGATGGCGATGATTCGGTATTCAATCATTTATATGTACCAGCAAAGGTAACGGCTGTCTGGTGGGATGAACAATATATTATTGCAAAACAATTGAGTTTGAAGGCAGATGAACGAGGATATGAAGAACCTCCAAAAAATCCGACTGATGATCATTATTCTTATTGGATAATCGAAATGGATAAGAACGAAGTAAAAGGCCCTCTTACGTTAAAAGAGTTAGAGAATGAAACGAACCCATTAGGAATTAACATCGTATTTACACCAATCGAAAAGCTGAAAAGGGAACCATAA
- a CDS encoding phosphate starvation-inducible protein PhoH produces the protein MKDFLVVHPRNIFSANPVQPDYEMVDMYQLHTIDLSAYKCMIILGFVDQDYLLEQKQVIADFLQDRKIVSFFGDLVTDWLPGQEMFIPKEIKWHGDYDVQIAKPHPIFEGVTEEDMTINRGVKGFFARGHHPAPENAEVLLTLPGGATITYIDRESTNGTIFVHSGGSLFNTGGRMQPVVDKTTDRIPAQIEAWAREEYNRLQKGEKVNA, from the coding sequence ATGAAAGATTTTCTTGTAGTTCATCCACGCAATATTTTTTCTGCAAACCCGGTCCAACCAGACTATGAAATGGTGGATATGTACCAATTACATACGATCGATTTATCAGCTTATAAATGTATGATTATTTTAGGCTTTGTTGATCAAGATTACTTATTGGAGCAAAAGCAAGTGATTGCAGACTTTTTACAAGACCGAAAAATTGTCAGCTTCTTTGGGGATTTAGTGACGGATTGGCTGCCAGGTCAAGAAATGTTTATTCCGAAAGAAATTAAATGGCATGGTGATTACGATGTACAAATTGCAAAGCCACACCCAATTTTTGAAGGTGTAACAGAAGAGGATATGACGATTAATCGAGGTGTAAAAGGTTTCTTTGCACGCGGGCATCATCCAGCACCTGAAAATGCAGAAGTATTATTAACGTTACCAGGTGGCGCAACGATTACCTATATCGATCGTGAATCAACGAATGGTACCATTTTTGTTCACTCAGGTGGAAGTTTATTTAATACAGGTGGACGTATGCAGCCAGTTGTAGATAAAACAACAGATCGTATCCCAGCACAAATTGAGGCGTGGGCACGTGAAGAATACAATCGATTACAGAAGGGTGAGAAAGTAAATGCGTAA
- a CDS encoding ABC transporter ATP-binding protein — protein MIQMTNVKKCYQDVAVLEKLTFHLEKGQFAFLKGRSGSGKSTLLKLLYREIECDAGEILIDGRSILSIPKFELRRKIGIIFQSFELIEQKTVLENVLLAGKALGHPIKQIQQEAERLLKRVGLEHKKDAFPAQLSGGQQQRVAIVRALLNKPRLIIADEPTGNLDQQTTKEIMDLLYELHNEEQITMLIVTHDERLIQKGACIWAMEGGNIHEQTPN, from the coding sequence ATGATTCAAATGACTAATGTGAAAAAATGTTATCAAGACGTTGCCGTTTTAGAAAAATTGACGTTTCATCTTGAGAAAGGACAATTTGCCTTTTTAAAAGGTCGCTCGGGTTCTGGAAAAAGCACATTGTTAAAATTACTCTATCGTGAGATTGAATGTGATGCTGGCGAGATTTTAATAGATGGTAGGAGCATTTTGAGTATACCCAAGTTTGAATTACGCCGAAAAATAGGGATTATATTTCAAAGCTTTGAGTTAATCGAGCAAAAAACAGTTCTTGAGAACGTACTGCTAGCAGGAAAAGCACTTGGTCATCCAATTAAACAAATACAACAAGAGGCCGAACGTTTATTAAAACGTGTCGGCCTTGAACACAAAAAGGATGCTTTTCCCGCTCAGCTATCAGGTGGTCAACAACAACGTGTTGCGATTGTTCGAGCACTTCTGAATAAACCTAGGCTCATTATTGCCGATGAACCCACTGGAAATTTAGATCAACAAACAACAAAAGAAATTATGGACTTATTATATGAACTTCACAACGAAGAACAAATCACGATGCTTATCGTAACGCATGACGAACGTTTGATACAAAAAGGCGCATGTATTTGGGCAATGGAGGGAGGTAACATCCATGAACAAACACCAAATTAG
- a CDS encoding MFS transporter produces MNQSKILWGMCIVQFLAMQVWFNFSAVMPVIEDEWELTASQSGIIIAFFHVGYVVAIAFYSMLIDKYNPKYFMVLGAFLAGVSGIVFAAVVEGFWMTLLLRMISGIGVAGIYVPGLRILTDLFPLERRGAAVGIYVGSLVVGSGFSLLLSGMFIEHIGWQGVIFITSFLSLIASVLMVFIKVPRLKRNESSLKVNWTVIKRVFKKKNLLVNASYAGHSWELYAMWAWIGPFLVYYYGVHGFEQMEAIRYGNMTGALVIMIGGIATYVGGKLSDQFGHIKVANFFLIISITCSLMIGWLDFVPLLIMLILLFIYGFSIVADSPIYNVAVTKVSDPEVIGLALGAQSILGFTVTIFSPLVFGFLLESFNWGIAFMVIGLVTITAPICLFLLSKHKLSSEET; encoded by the coding sequence TTGAATCAAAGCAAAATATTGTGGGGTATGTGTATAGTCCAGTTTTTAGCTATGCAAGTATGGTTTAATTTCTCGGCTGTTATGCCAGTAATTGAAGATGAGTGGGAACTAACGGCTTCTCAATCAGGAATAATTATTGCGTTTTTTCATGTAGGCTATGTTGTTGCAATTGCTTTTTATAGTATGTTGATTGATAAGTATAATCCAAAGTATTTTATGGTGCTAGGTGCATTTCTAGCGGGCGTTTCTGGGATAGTATTTGCAGCTGTTGTGGAAGGTTTTTGGATGACCTTGTTATTAAGAATGATTTCAGGTATTGGAGTGGCAGGGATTTATGTGCCAGGTTTGAGGATTTTAACGGATTTATTCCCCTTAGAAAGAAGGGGAGCAGCTGTTGGAATCTATGTAGGTTCGTTGGTCGTCGGTTCGGGCTTTTCATTGCTTCTATCAGGAATGTTTATAGAACACATTGGCTGGCAAGGTGTCATCTTCATTACTTCGTTTTTGAGTCTTATTGCCTCGGTTTTAATGGTCTTTATTAAAGTCCCACGACTGAAGCGTAATGAAAGCTCTTTAAAGGTGAATTGGACAGTCATAAAACGTGTTTTTAAGAAGAAAAACCTTCTCGTCAATGCGAGTTACGCAGGGCATTCATGGGAATTATACGCAATGTGGGCATGGATAGGTCCGTTTTTAGTTTATTATTATGGCGTTCATGGATTCGAACAAATGGAAGCTATACGCTATGGAAATATGACAGGTGCGTTGGTGATAATGATTGGAGGAATTGCAACGTATGTAGGTGGGAAATTATCTGATCAATTTGGCCATATTAAGGTAGCAAACTTCTTTTTAATCATAAGTATTACATGTTCATTAATGATCGGATGGTTAGATTTTGTTCCTCTCCTAATAATGTTGATACTACTGTTTATATATGGGTTTTCGATTGTAGCGGATTCACCTATTTATAATGTAGCAGTTACGAAAGTGTCTGATCCTGAAGTGATTGGGTTAGCTCTAGGTGCTCAATCCATTCTTGGGTTTACGGTAACTATTTTTTCACCGTTAGTATTTGGCTTTTTATTAGAATCATTTAATTGGGGAATAGCCTTTATGGTGATTGGCCTTGTTACCATCACTGCACCTATCTGTCTGTTTTTGTTAAGTAAACATAAACTATCTTCAGAAGAAACATAA
- a CDS encoding ABC transporter permease: MDNRFSKLMNKLVQYLVVLFVAITINFGLPRLAPGDPLLYFFDESTLKELTEQQRQAALESVGLGGTLWGQYMDYLKGILTWDFGTSIKYAKPVTEIMADKLGWTITLILPALLISAIVGVMIGAYSAWNRGKKRDVSFLTLMLTLQALPGFWIGMLFIAIFAVQLGWFPTYGAVSIVQDGTTWGFIKDVLWHLTLPIATLSIATVGSNYLLTRSSMLESLGQDYMLMAEAKGVKKKNLIFNHALRNALLPVYTQFTISLGTLIGGSVVVETVFSYPGIGRLLYESVIARDFPMMQGVFLIITLGVIIANILADVTYPLIDPRAKSTVVEKVGR, from the coding sequence ATGGACAATCGTTTTTCTAAGTTAATGAACAAACTAGTCCAATATCTTGTTGTGTTATTTGTGGCAATCACGATTAATTTTGGATTGCCACGTTTAGCACCTGGCGATCCATTACTTTACTTTTTTGATGAGTCCACACTAAAGGAACTTACAGAACAGCAAAGACAAGCAGCTTTAGAATCAGTAGGCTTGGGTGGAACGCTTTGGGGACAATATATGGATTATTTAAAAGGAATCCTAACATGGGATTTTGGGACTTCCATTAAATATGCAAAACCTGTTACTGAAATTATGGCAGATAAATTAGGGTGGACGATTACACTCATTTTACCTGCCCTTTTAATTAGTGCCATTGTCGGTGTCATGATTGGCGCATATTCAGCTTGGAATCGAGGAAAGAAACGGGATGTTTCCTTTTTAACATTGATGCTGACTTTGCAAGCATTACCAGGATTTTGGATAGGGATGTTATTTATTGCAATCTTCGCAGTCCAACTTGGCTGGTTCCCAACATATGGTGCGGTATCTATCGTGCAAGATGGGACAACATGGGGCTTCATCAAGGACGTGTTATGGCATTTAACATTACCAATTGCGACGTTAAGTATCGCAACAGTTGGATCCAATTACTTGCTAACGAGGTCCTCAATGCTTGAGTCACTCGGACAAGATTATATGTTAATGGCGGAAGCGAAAGGCGTAAAAAAGAAGAATTTAATCTTTAATCATGCACTTCGAAATGCGTTGTTACCTGTTTATACACAATTTACGATTTCATTAGGAACATTAATTGGTGGCTCGGTTGTTGTAGAAACCGTATTTTCATATCCAGGTATTGGGCGTTTACTTTATGAAAGTGTTATTGCACGGGACTTCCCAATGATGCAAGGTGTTTTTTTAATCATTACATTAGGGGTTATCATAGCGAATATTTTAGCAGATGTTACGTACCCGCTAATTGATCCACGCGCTAAAAGTACGGTCGTAGAAAAGGTGGGACGTTAA
- a CDS encoding permease-like cell division protein FtsX — MNKHQISYMLEDTKLGIKRNRGSVIASVTLLFIALSLIGSILLVRAYIGEAVDYVESQLAMKVYVEDGMAEEVAAIIAKQSYAKDVQIESGEQIIQNLAFFFEGREHLLEAFTDGSMPDAVKFQVRDTRYFELLAQNLQQVEGIQKVVYPQQMAKILTDWLYKIELYGVLAIILFIAVAFLMVYSSFHLAMYQRSKELKIKLFLGMNPKIVRLQFLIEGFVLGLFGAVLGMAVVVMLYTFLIKSIQEAIPYLGQLNMQQVIVICTIQLGMGLLLGVVASYVSTRKLIRYV; from the coding sequence ATGAACAAACACCAAATTAGCTATATGCTAGAAGATACGAAACTAGGGATCAAGCGCAATAGAGGGAGTGTGATTGCCTCTGTCACGCTTCTTTTTATTGCACTTAGTTTAATCGGAAGTATTTTGCTTGTTCGAGCCTACATAGGAGAAGCGGTTGACTACGTTGAATCACAGCTTGCTATGAAAGTGTATGTGGAGGATGGTATGGCAGAAGAGGTTGCAGCTATCATTGCGAAACAGTCGTATGCGAAAGATGTGCAAATCGAGTCGGGTGAGCAGATTATTCAAAATTTAGCGTTCTTCTTTGAAGGGCGGGAACATTTGCTAGAGGCGTTTACAGATGGAAGCATGCCAGATGCTGTAAAATTTCAAGTGCGTGACACACGTTATTTTGAATTACTAGCGCAAAATCTCCAGCAGGTAGAGGGCATTCAAAAGGTTGTTTACCCACAGCAAATGGCCAAGATTTTGACAGATTGGCTCTATAAAATCGAACTCTATGGTGTGCTTGCTATTATTTTATTTATTGCTGTTGCCTTTTTAATGGTTTATAGCTCATTTCATTTAGCGATGTACCAACGCTCAAAAGAACTGAAAATCAAATTATTTTTAGGAATGAATCCTAAAATCGTGCGTTTGCAGTTTTTAATTGAAGGGTTTGTTTTAGGGCTGTTTGGAGCGGTACTTGGTATGGCAGTAGTCGTTATGCTTTATACATTTTTAATAAAGTCGATTCAAGAGGCTATTCCTTATTTAGGACAATTAAACATGCAGCAAGTCATCGTCATCTGCACTATTCAGCTAGGCATGGGTCTTTTGCTAGGTGTGGTAGCGAGTTACGTCTCAACAAGAAAGCTGATTCGATATGTTTAA